One region of Drosophila teissieri strain GT53w chromosome 2L, Prin_Dtei_1.1, whole genome shotgun sequence genomic DNA includes:
- the LOC122624373 gene encoding uncharacterized protein LOC122624373 — protein MPSEFALVAADDFVIPFQRFSSFSRLVRTTAWVLRFARWCRKQRNELEEYGLTAAECKAAENLLVRQAQLESFPDEMRSAETGQDVARSSDIRGLVPYLDEDGILRAYGRIDAALCIPYSARRPVLLSHRHSLTELIVRDFHARMKHQNVDATIAEIRTKFWVTKMRRVMRRVISSCNECKLQRARPMPPIMGPHPEDRLDAGGWPFKYTGLDYFGPLLVTVSRHKEKRWVALFTCLTTRAIHLELAHDLSTDSCIIAIRNFVCRRGPVYRLRSDNGKNFVGADREARRFGDVFEMEKLQSELSSRSIEWVFNCPANPSEGGVWERMVQCVKRVLRHTLKEVAPKDHVLESFLIEAENIVNSRPLTHLPMDADQEAPLTPNSRE, from the coding sequence ATGCCCAGTGAGTTTGCATTAGTTGCGGCAGACGATTTTGTTATTCCGTTTCAGAGATTCTCGAGCTTCAGTCGCCTGGTTAGGACCACAGCCTGGGTCCTACGGTTTGCGCGCTGGTGCCGCAAACAGCGAAACGAACTCGAGGAATACGGCCTTACTGCAGCAGAATGTAAGGCCGCGGAGAACCTGTTGGTCAGACAGGCACAATTGGAGTCGTTCCCCGACGAGATGAGGTCGGCGGAAACTGGACAGGACGTCGCTAGATCGAGCGACATTCGAGGGTTGGTGCCCTACCTAGACGAGGACGGGATTCTGCGAGCTTACGGCAGAATTGATGCCGCACTGTGCATCCCGTACAGTGCGAGGAGGCCCGTATTACTGTCACACAGGCACAGTCTGACAGAGCTGATTGTGAGAGACTTCCACGCCAGGATGAAGCATCAAAATGTGGATGCTACGATTGCGGAGATCCGGACAAAGTTCTGGGTCACAAAGATGAGGCGTGTGATGCGGAGAGTCATCTCATCGTGCAACGAGTGCAAGTTGCAGCGAGCGCGGCCGATGCCGCCGATAATGGGACCCCATCCGGAAGACAGACTGGATGCGGGTGGATGGCCATTCAAATACACAGGACTGGACTACTTTGGGCCACTGCTGGTGACTGTGTCCCGTCACAAGGAGAAGCGTTGGGTCGCCTTGTTTACGTGTTTGACGACAAGGGCGATTCACCTGGAGCTGGCGCATGACCTGTCGACGGATTCCTGCATAATTGCGATCAGGAACTTCGTCTGCCGTAGAGGGCCAGTATATAGACTGCGCAGCGATAACGGCAAGAACTTCGTGGGAGCTGACAGGGAAGCCAGGCGCTTCGGTGACGTATTCGAGATGGAGAAGCTTCAGAGTGAGTTGTCAAGCAGAAGCATTGAATGGGTTTTTAATTGTCCAGCGAACCCGTCTGAGGGCGGAGTTTGGGAGCGCATGGTGCAGTGCGTCAAGAGAGTACTGCGTCATACCCTGAAGGAAGTTGCGCCGAAGGACCATGTATTGGAGAGTTTCCTGATTGAGGCGGAGAATATTGTAAACTCGCGTCCGCTCACCCACTTGCCTATGGATGCGGACCAGGAGGCGCCGTTGACGCCAAACTCAAGGGAGTAG